The following are from one region of the Hymenobacter sp. YIM 151858-1 genome:
- a CDS encoding phosphatase PAP2 family protein: MKTLLIRAALLLSAVLPTLASAQSRSPYQTRLAVDGPVIGALLVTTGVAFNQGRQDEGLTDEEVAALRRDDVNRFDRFAAGNYDPTAKRISDYPFYASFAAPLVLALADGDVRSKAGQVGVLYLETLSVTGALFTVATAAVPRSRPLAYSTNPELTISQRGNNNSTNSFFAGHTAATATNTFFVAKVFHDFHPESAARPYVWAAAAAVPAAVGYLRLKAGKHFLSDNLVGYAVGAASGILVPQLHKKNRNGFSVVPMQGLNANGYSYGGLLLTKRL; this comes from the coding sequence ATGAAGACCTTATTGATACGCGCGGCCCTGCTGCTGAGCGCCGTGCTGCCCACCTTGGCTTCGGCCCAAAGCCGCTCGCCCTACCAAACCCGCCTCGCCGTCGATGGCCCCGTTATCGGGGCGCTGCTCGTGACCACGGGCGTGGCTTTTAACCAAGGCCGCCAAGACGAGGGCCTGACCGACGAAGAAGTGGCCGCCCTGCGCCGCGACGACGTGAACCGCTTCGACCGGTTTGCGGCCGGCAACTACGACCCCACGGCCAAACGCATCAGCGACTACCCGTTCTACGCCTCGTTTGCGGCGCCGCTGGTGCTGGCCCTGGCCGACGGCGACGTGCGCTCCAAGGCCGGGCAGGTGGGCGTGCTGTACCTCGAAACGCTTTCGGTAACGGGGGCGCTGTTTACGGTGGCTACGGCCGCGGTGCCGCGCAGCCGCCCGCTGGCTTACAGCACCAACCCCGAGCTGACCATCAGCCAGCGCGGCAACAACAACTCCACCAACTCGTTTTTTGCGGGCCACACCGCGGCCACTGCCACCAACACGTTTTTCGTGGCCAAGGTATTCCACGACTTCCACCCGGAGTCGGCGGCGCGGCCCTACGTGTGGGCGGCGGCAGCGGCCGTGCCCGCCGCCGTGGGCTACCTGCGCTTGAAAGCGGGCAAGCACTTTTTGTCGGACAACTTGGTGGGCTACGCCGTGGGCGCGGCCTCGGGCATTTTGGTGCCGCAGCTGCACAAAAAGAACCGCAACGGCTTTTCGGTGGTGCCGATGCAGGGCCTGAACGCCAACGGCTATTCGTACGGCGGACTGCTGCTCACGAAGCGGCTGTAG
- the rpsU gene encoding 30S ribosomal protein S21, producing the protein MLIVQIKENESVDRALKRFKKKFERTGVLKELRRRTFFQKPSVTKRKQRDKAAYKLATYGSQD; encoded by the coding sequence ATGCTCATCGTCCAAATCAAGGAAAACGAGTCGGTTGACCGCGCGCTGAAGCGTTTCAAGAAAAAATTCGAGCGCACGGGTGTGCTGAAAGAACTGCGTCGCCGCACGTTTTTCCAGAAGCCGTCGGTGACCAAGCGCAAGCAGCGCGACAAGGCTGCTTACAAACTGGCCACGTACGGCTCGCAAGACTAG
- a CDS encoding HD domain-containing protein yields the protein MTTPDQPLAASLAARWQQTVAPLLPAAAGEAAWCYVLGAYAGSDRHYHALPHLVTMFAVLDAHPEKAPDAAVLELAVWFHDAVYDPLRHDNEARSAEAARQHLQGSRLTAEQLARLDYLIRRTQHHARTEPNDGPDTALLLDADLWILGAEPAQYAAYARQVRQEYHLVPKLLYRPGRAKVLRHLLEAPQLYRTSYAQQHRDAAARRNLAAELQAWEAGRGLDDLGV from the coding sequence GTGACAACTCCCGACCAACCCCTTGCAGCCTCGTTGGCCGCGCGCTGGCAACAAACGGTAGCCCCGCTGTTGCCGGCCGCAGCCGGCGAGGCTGCCTGGTGTTACGTGCTAGGTGCTTACGCAGGTTCCGACCGGCATTACCACGCCTTGCCGCACCTGGTCACCATGTTTGCAGTGCTTGATGCCCACCCCGAGAAAGCACCCGATGCGGCGGTGCTGGAGCTGGCCGTGTGGTTTCACGATGCCGTGTACGACCCCTTGCGCCACGACAACGAAGCCCGCAGCGCCGAGGCCGCCCGGCAGCACCTGCAAGGCAGTCGCCTCACGGCCGAGCAGCTCGCCCGCCTCGATTACCTCATCCGGCGCACGCAGCACCACGCCCGCACCGAGCCCAACGACGGCCCCGATACGGCTTTGCTGCTCGATGCTGATTTGTGGATCCTGGGTGCCGAGCCTGCGCAATACGCCGCCTACGCCCGGCAAGTGCGGCAGGAGTACCACCTGGTGCCCAAGCTGCTGTACCGCCCCGGCCGGGCCAAAGTGCTGCGCCATTTGCTTGAGGCCCCGCAACTCTACCGCACCAGCTACGCACAGCAACACCGCGACGCGGCCGCCCGGCGCAACCTCGCCGCCGAGCTGCAAGCCTGGGAAGCCGGCCGCGGCCTCGACGACCTAGGCGTATGA
- the metK gene encoding methionine adenosyltransferase — MPYLFTSESVSEGHPDKVADQISDAILDEFLRQDPSSKVACETLVTTGLVVVAGEVKSKAYVDVQGVAREVIRRIGYTKAEYKFEAESCGILSALHEQSPDINQGVERQNPEDQGAGDQGMMFGYATRETDNYMPLALDLSHRLLRELSAIRKEGRQMTYLRPDAKSQVTIRYADDNTPEAIDTIVVSTQHDDFDTSEETMLRRISDDVKGILIPRVKAQLSQEVQQLFTDDITYHINPTGKFVIGGPHGDSGLTGRKIIVDTYGGKGAHGGGAFSGKDSSKVDRSAAYAARHIAKNLVAAGVADQVLVQVAYAIGVAKPVGLYVTTYGTTKAVGSNGQQLTDGQIGEKVQQLFDMRPYAIVQRFGLQNPIFGETAAYGHMGRESQTKQVTLPNGETRQVETFTWEKLDYVDQIKQAFNL, encoded by the coding sequence ATGCCATATCTGTTTACCTCTGAATCCGTTTCGGAGGGCCACCCCGACAAAGTAGCCGACCAGATTTCCGATGCCATTCTGGACGAATTTCTGCGACAGGACCCCTCCTCCAAAGTTGCCTGCGAAACGCTCGTTACCACGGGCCTGGTAGTCGTAGCCGGCGAAGTAAAATCGAAAGCCTACGTTGATGTGCAAGGCGTGGCCCGCGAGGTTATCCGCCGCATCGGCTACACCAAGGCCGAGTACAAGTTCGAGGCTGAGTCGTGCGGCATTTTGTCGGCCCTGCACGAACAGTCGCCCGATATCAACCAGGGCGTAGAGCGCCAAAACCCCGAAGACCAGGGCGCCGGCGACCAGGGCATGATGTTCGGCTACGCCACGCGCGAAACCGACAACTACATGCCCCTGGCTCTCGACCTCTCGCACCGTTTGCTGCGCGAGCTGTCGGCCATTCGCAAAGAAGGCCGCCAGATGACGTACCTGCGCCCCGATGCGAAGTCGCAGGTAACCATCCGCTACGCCGACGATAACACCCCCGAGGCCATCGATACCATCGTGGTTTCGACGCAGCACGACGACTTCGATACCTCCGAGGAAACCATGCTCCGCCGCATTTCCGACGACGTAAAAGGCATTCTGATTCCGCGCGTGAAGGCCCAGCTCAGCCAGGAGGTGCAGCAGCTCTTCACCGACGACATCACTTACCACATCAACCCCACGGGCAAGTTCGTCATCGGCGGCCCGCACGGCGACTCCGGCCTCACCGGCCGCAAGATCATCGTGGATACCTACGGTGGCAAAGGTGCCCACGGCGGCGGTGCTTTCTCGGGCAAAGACTCCTCGAAAGTTGACCGCTCGGCCGCTTACGCCGCGCGCCACATCGCCAAAAACCTGGTAGCCGCCGGTGTGGCCGATCAGGTGCTGGTGCAGGTGGCCTACGCCATTGGCGTAGCCAAGCCCGTGGGCCTGTACGTGACGACCTACGGCACCACCAAAGCCGTGGGCAGCAACGGCCAGCAACTCACCGACGGCCAGATTGGCGAAAAGGTGCAGCAGCTGTTCGATATGCGCCCGTACGCCATCGTGCAGCGTTTTGGCTTGCAAAACCCCATCTTCGGCGAAACCGCTGCCTACGGCCACATGGGCCGCGAGTCGCAGACCAAGCAGGTAACCCTGCCCAACGGCGAAACCCGCCAGGTAGAAACTTTCACGTGGGAAAAGCTCGACTACGTCGACCAGATCAAGCAGGCTTTTAATCTGTAA
- a CDS encoding acyl-CoA dehydrogenase: MELVATENQTMIAQMVRDFGATHIKPFMREWDDTQEFPAEVFHKLGELGLMGVLVPQEYGGAGFGYTEYVTAIAELSKIDPSIGLSMAAHNSLCTGHILQHASEEQKRKYLPKLASGEWIGAWGLTEPNTGSDAGNMRTTAVLDGDHYVLNGAKNFITHGKSGHVAVVIARTGEVGDSHGMTAFIIERGTPGFAAGRKEDKLGMRASETTELIFTDCRIPKENVIGNVGDGFVQALKVLDGGRISIAALSLGIAQGAYEAALQYSKERQQFNQPISNFQGISFKLADMATEIEAASLLTYRAADMKDQGLNVNRESAMAKLYASEVCVRVANEGVQIFGGYGYTKDYPAEKFYRDSKLCTIGEGTSEIQKLVIARTILK; the protein is encoded by the coding sequence ATGGAACTGGTAGCTACCGAAAACCAGACAATGATTGCCCAGATGGTGCGCGACTTCGGCGCTACCCACATCAAGCCTTTCATGCGCGAGTGGGACGATACGCAGGAGTTTCCGGCTGAGGTCTTCCACAAGCTAGGTGAACTGGGCCTTATGGGCGTACTGGTGCCGCAGGAGTATGGTGGGGCCGGTTTTGGCTACACCGAGTACGTAACGGCTATTGCCGAGTTGTCGAAGATTGACCCGAGCATTGGCTTATCGATGGCGGCCCACAACTCGCTCTGCACCGGCCACATTTTGCAGCACGCATCGGAGGAGCAGAAGCGCAAGTACCTGCCCAAGCTTGCCTCGGGCGAGTGGATTGGCGCTTGGGGCCTAACGGAACCCAACACCGGTTCGGATGCCGGCAACATGCGCACCACGGCCGTGCTCGACGGCGACCATTACGTGCTAAATGGCGCCAAAAATTTTATTACGCACGGCAAAAGTGGCCACGTAGCGGTTGTAATTGCCCGCACCGGCGAGGTAGGCGACTCGCACGGCATGACGGCATTTATCATCGAGCGGGGTACGCCGGGCTTTGCGGCCGGGCGCAAGGAAGACAAGCTGGGCATGCGCGCTTCGGAAACCACCGAGCTTATTTTCACCGACTGCCGCATTCCGAAGGAGAACGTGATTGGTAACGTTGGCGACGGTTTTGTGCAGGCGCTGAAAGTGCTCGACGGGGGCCGTATCAGCATTGCAGCTCTTTCCCTAGGTATTGCGCAAGGCGCTTACGAGGCCGCCCTGCAATACTCCAAGGAGCGTCAGCAGTTCAACCAGCCGATCAGCAACTTCCAAGGTATCAGCTTTAAACTGGCCGATATGGCGACGGAAATCGAGGCGGCTTCGTTGCTGACCTACCGGGCGGCTGATATGAAAGACCAAGGTCTGAACGTGAACCGCGAGTCGGCCATGGCCAAGCTGTACGCTTCGGAGGTGTGCGTGCGCGTAGCGAACGAAGGGGTGCAGATTTTCGGGGGCTACGGCTACACGAAGGACTACCCGGCCGAAAAGTTCTACCGCGACTCGAAGCTGTGCACCATCGGCGAGGGCACTTCTGAAATCCAGAAGCTCGTAATTGCCCGTACTATTCTGAAATAG
- the hpf gene encoding ribosome hibernation-promoting factor, HPF/YfiA family, with protein MKVQMQSVHFTADQKLLDFIQKRLDKLETFYDRVTEGEVIMRLNNNDGVDNKTVEIKLFVPGTTLFSQENAASFEAAADSAAEQLKKQLIRHKEKQTAH; from the coding sequence ATGAAAGTACAGATGCAATCGGTGCACTTCACCGCCGATCAAAAGTTGCTCGACTTCATCCAGAAGCGCCTCGATAAACTCGAAACCTTTTACGACCGCGTTACGGAAGGCGAGGTTATCATGCGCCTGAACAACAACGACGGCGTAGATAATAAAACTGTCGAAATCAAGCTATTCGTGCCCGGCACTACCCTGTTTAGCCAAGAGAATGCGGCCAGCTTCGAAGCAGCCGCCGACTCGGCCGCTGAGCAGCTCAAAAAGCAGCTGATCCGCCACAAAGAGAAGCAGACAGCCCACTAA
- a CDS encoding prolyl oligopeptidase family serine peptidase, with product MRFSSALRLLALWPVAAVAQTPQAGSPLAPLTVEKIMREPAQWLGGLPSAQYWSEDGKRIYFQWNPERARRDSLYYTTPDGKAPRKVSLAEQRQLPSARGDYDAAHTLKVYEKDGDIYLLELKSGKTRRITNTAEREMEPEFALQGKAVSYTRNGNLFTWDPATGETTQRTDFRRGQRPPGPSTDKSEKYLRAQQLALFQVIKQREQDREARERLQKALAKLRPKPIYLGNQTVENLRLSPDGRYVTYSLVQAPTNDKVAIVPAFVTASGFTEDINTRNKVGAPQTAYELGIYDIGRDTTFVLGYKELKGLDEQPAYRKEYALKAKAPVPAEGDKANGKDKPATELRRVIPHGPYWNDSGQRAFLVMRSTDNKDRWIVSLDPATQKIALLDRQRDEAWINGPGIGYEAGNVGWMPDGRRMYFQSEETGYSHLYTVDAVSGQKKALTSGNFEVQQAKLSRDKKTWYLTANKSHPGEQHFYRMPAEGGQLTQITTQSGAHEVVLSPDEKTLAVRYSYANKPWELYVMDNKPGAKMRQLTRSTTKEFESYKWREPEVITYKAQDGALVHARLYRPAQQDPTRPAVIFVHGAGYLQNAHKWWSQYFREYMFHNLLADRGYTVLDVDYRGSAGYGRDWRTGIYRYMGGKDLSDHVDGAKLLVEKYNVDPQRIGIYGGSYGGFITLMAMFTQPEVFKSGAALRSVTDWAHYNHGYTDNILNEPYNDSVAYARSSPINYAEGLKGNLLMCHGMVDTNVHFQDIVRLTQRLIELGKDNWELAVYPVEDHGFVEPSSWTDEYKRILKLFETTLRNQPGTAGAGSAAGSTGGK from the coding sequence ATGCGTTTTTCTAGTGCGCTGCGGCTGCTGGCTTTGTGGCCGGTAGCAGCCGTTGCCCAAACTCCGCAGGCTGGTTCGCCGCTGGCGCCGCTTACCGTCGAGAAAATCATGCGCGAGCCGGCCCAATGGCTCGGCGGTCTGCCCTCGGCCCAGTACTGGAGCGAAGACGGCAAGCGCATTTACTTTCAGTGGAACCCCGAGCGCGCCCGCCGCGACTCGCTCTACTACACCACGCCCGATGGTAAGGCGCCGCGCAAAGTAAGCCTGGCCGAGCAGCGCCAGCTGCCCTCCGCCCGCGGCGACTACGATGCCGCCCACACCCTCAAGGTGTACGAGAAGGACGGCGACATTTACTTGCTCGAGCTGAAATCGGGCAAAACGCGGCGCATCACCAACACCGCCGAGCGCGAGATGGAGCCTGAATTTGCCCTGCAAGGCAAAGCGGTAAGCTACACCCGCAACGGCAACCTGTTTACCTGGGACCCCGCCACCGGCGAGACGACCCAGCGCACGGATTTCCGGCGGGGGCAGCGGCCGCCCGGCCCATCTACGGATAAATCGGAGAAGTACCTGCGGGCGCAGCAGCTGGCCCTTTTTCAGGTGATTAAACAGCGCGAGCAAGACCGCGAGGCCCGCGAGCGGCTGCAAAAGGCCCTGGCCAAGCTGCGGCCCAAGCCCATTTACCTAGGCAACCAAACCGTCGAGAACCTGCGCCTCTCGCCCGATGGCCGCTACGTAACCTACTCGCTGGTGCAGGCCCCCACCAACGATAAGGTAGCTATTGTGCCGGCCTTCGTCACGGCTTCGGGTTTTACCGAAGACATCAACACCCGCAACAAAGTAGGCGCTCCGCAAACGGCCTACGAGCTGGGCATTTACGACATCGGCCGCGACACTACCTTTGTGCTCGGCTATAAAGAGCTGAAGGGCCTCGACGAGCAGCCCGCCTACCGCAAAGAGTACGCCCTGAAGGCCAAAGCTCCCGTGCCCGCCGAAGGCGACAAAGCCAACGGCAAAGACAAGCCCGCCACCGAGCTGCGCCGCGTAATACCCCACGGGCCGTACTGGAACGACTCCGGCCAGCGCGCTTTTCTGGTGATGCGCTCCACCGACAACAAAGACCGGTGGATTGTGTCGCTCGACCCCGCCACCCAGAAAATAGCTCTGCTCGACCGCCAGCGCGACGAAGCCTGGATTAACGGCCCCGGCATTGGCTACGAAGCCGGCAACGTAGGCTGGATGCCCGATGGCCGCCGCATGTACTTCCAGAGCGAAGAAACCGGGTACTCGCACCTCTACACCGTGGATGCGGTTTCGGGACAGAAAAAAGCCTTAACCAGCGGCAACTTCGAAGTGCAGCAAGCCAAGCTCAGCCGCGACAAGAAGACCTGGTACCTCACGGCCAACAAGTCGCACCCCGGCGAGCAGCACTTCTACCGCATGCCAGCCGAAGGCGGTCAGCTCACGCAAATCACTACCCAAAGCGGTGCCCACGAGGTAGTTCTTTCGCCCGACGAGAAAACCCTGGCCGTGCGCTACAGCTACGCCAACAAGCCCTGGGAGCTGTACGTGATGGACAACAAGCCCGGCGCCAAAATGCGTCAGCTCACGCGCTCCACCACCAAGGAGTTCGAGAGCTACAAGTGGCGCGAGCCCGAGGTAATAACCTACAAAGCCCAGGACGGCGCCCTGGTGCACGCCCGCCTCTACCGCCCCGCGCAGCAGGACCCCACCCGGCCGGCCGTCATCTTCGTGCACGGGGCCGGCTACCTGCAGAACGCGCATAAGTGGTGGAGCCAGTACTTCCGCGAGTACATGTTCCATAACCTGCTCGCCGACCGCGGCTATACCGTGCTCGATGTGGATTACCGCGGCTCGGCCGGCTACGGCCGCGACTGGCGCACCGGCATCTACCGCTACATGGGCGGCAAAGACCTCTCCGACCACGTCGATGGCGCCAAGCTGCTGGTGGAGAAGTACAACGTCGATCCGCAGCGCATCGGCATCTACGGCGGCTCCTACGGTGGCTTCATTACCCTCATGGCCATGTTCACGCAGCCCGAGGTATTCAAGTCGGGTGCTGCCCTGCGCTCCGTTACCGACTGGGCCCACTACAACCACGGCTACACCGACAACATCCTCAACGAGCCCTACAACGACTCCGTGGCCTACGCCCGCTCGTCGCCCATCAACTACGCCGAGGGCCTGAAGGGCAACCTGCTGATGTGCCACGGCATGGTCGATACCAACGTGCACTTCCAGGACATCGTGCGCCTCACGCAACGCCTTATCGAGCTTGGCAAAGACAACTGGGAACTGGCCGTGTACCCCGTGGAGGACCACGGCTTCGTGGAGCCTTCGTCGTGGACCGATGAGTACAAGCGCATCCTGAAGCTGTTCGAAACCACGCTACGCAACCAGCCGGGCACTGCGGGGGCAGGCTCCGCTGCCGGCAGCACGGGCGGTAAGTAG
- a CDS encoding polysaccharide biosynthesis/export family protein, producing MKHLPQSCYFDRGSLFNFFDGLLAQIRQRLALVPKLPTHQSQLALRAVFMHLIKSFRPSRILLFLSLLAVLGSCASSRRYQQSIMFRPTKQDLADTLMIRGALSQVQGTYRIKPNDYLEVRVFTNEGERLIDPNGELGFGTPGAQSGGVGSANRQQRVLTTRGAGGGAAPAPTDYLVGPDGRVVLPVVEPVRVAGLTVRQADSLLQTLYDKFYRGVFVQTRVTNHRVVVLGTPGGQIVPLTNENMSVIEVLAAVGGPNNAGGVASAIGGKLNNIRLIRPEANGSFKKAQVQVIDLTTIAGMREANLRVQPNDVIYIEPARRSAFIQGLQDAAPLIGLLGTITALVSTSVFVIDRL from the coding sequence ATGAAACACCTTCCGCAGAGTTGCTATTTTGATAGGGGCTCTTTATTCAATTTCTTTGATGGTTTATTGGCACAAATTCGTCAGCGTCTAGCGTTAGTGCCAAAATTGCCAACCCACCAAAGCCAGCTCGCCTTAAGGGCGGTTTTCATGCATCTAATCAAATCATTCCGCCCCTCACGTATTCTGCTATTCTTGTCTTTACTAGCAGTGCTTGGTTCGTGCGCATCCTCGCGCCGTTATCAGCAGAGCATTATGTTTCGCCCCACAAAGCAAGATCTTGCCGATACGCTGATGATTCGGGGTGCTTTGTCACAGGTGCAAGGAACATATCGGATTAAGCCAAATGATTACCTAGAAGTTCGCGTTTTTACCAACGAAGGCGAACGGCTTATTGACCCAAACGGAGAGCTTGGTTTCGGTACCCCGGGAGCCCAGTCAGGGGGTGTTGGTAGTGCTAACCGGCAACAGCGGGTTTTAACTACTCGAGGTGCAGGTGGCGGTGCTGCTCCCGCACCTACCGACTACTTAGTGGGCCCCGACGGAAGAGTTGTATTGCCTGTTGTTGAACCAGTGCGGGTTGCAGGCCTAACCGTACGGCAAGCAGATAGTCTGCTGCAAACTCTGTACGATAAGTTCTACCGAGGGGTGTTTGTGCAAACCCGAGTTACCAACCATCGGGTAGTTGTGCTTGGCACTCCTGGGGGGCAAATTGTGCCCTTAACCAATGAGAACATGAGTGTGATTGAAGTGCTTGCAGCTGTAGGCGGGCCTAATAACGCAGGTGGAGTTGCCTCAGCCATAGGAGGAAAGCTCAATAATATCCGCCTGATCCGGCCCGAGGCCAACGGTAGTTTTAAGAAGGCTCAAGTACAGGTAATCGACCTGACTACAATTGCTGGTATGCGGGAAGCCAACCTGAGGGTGCAGCCGAATGATGTTATATACATCGAACCTGCCCGTCGTTCGGCCTTTATTCAGGGCTTACAAGATGCCGCTCCGCTTATCGGATTGCTCGGCACCATAACAGCCCTCGTCTCAACTTCGGTCTTCGTTATAGATCGTCTCTAA
- a CDS encoding tyrosine-type recombinase/integrase, with product MEAFFDYLRFERRYSPHTVLSYQTDLRQFQDYLLHTYELQDATAADHTLIRSWIVTLMEQQRDPRTVNRKIACLRSYYKFLLRTGHIGRNPMLRITPPKTSKKLPDFVPEQSLNQLLDSFEFEDSFAGIRDQLMLEMLYGTGIRLSELIGIAHADVSLPARTVRVTGKGNKQRVVPLNPSLIGVIENYIARKTSEFGPADNATAPLLVTDKGKPLYPQLVYRTVKHYLGQITSAPGQQHPHVLRHSFATHLLGKGADLNAIKELLGHANLAATQVYTHLSIDKLKAVFEKAHPKA from the coding sequence ATGGAAGCATTTTTTGATTATCTGCGCTTCGAGCGCCGCTACTCGCCGCACACTGTGCTGTCGTACCAAACGGATTTGCGGCAGTTTCAGGACTACCTGCTGCACACGTACGAACTGCAGGACGCAACTGCGGCCGACCATACGCTGATTCGCTCCTGGATTGTGACGCTCATGGAGCAGCAGCGCGACCCGCGCACCGTAAATCGGAAGATTGCCTGCCTACGCTCCTACTACAAGTTTTTGCTGCGCACGGGGCACATCGGCCGCAACCCGATGCTGCGCATTACGCCGCCCAAAACCAGCAAGAAGCTCCCCGACTTTGTGCCGGAGCAGTCGCTGAACCAGCTGCTCGATTCGTTCGAGTTCGAGGACTCGTTTGCGGGCATCCGCGACCAGCTGATGCTGGAAATGCTCTACGGCACGGGCATCCGCCTCTCGGAGCTTATCGGCATTGCGCACGCCGATGTAAGCCTGCCCGCGCGCACGGTGCGCGTTACGGGCAAGGGCAACAAGCAGCGGGTAGTGCCGCTCAACCCGTCGCTCATCGGCGTCATCGAAAATTATATCGCGCGCAAAACCAGCGAGTTTGGCCCGGCAGACAACGCCACCGCTCCCCTACTCGTTACGGATAAAGGCAAGCCGCTCTACCCGCAGCTGGTTTATCGTACCGTAAAGCACTACCTAGGGCAAATTACTTCGGCGCCCGGGCAACAGCACCCCCACGTGCTGCGCCACTCCTTTGCCACGCATTTGCTGGGCAAAGGCGCCGACCTGAACGCCATTAAGGAGTTGCTTGGGCACGCCAACCTGGCCGCTACGCAGGTGTATACGCACCTGAGCATCGACAAATTGAAAGCTGTATTTGAAAAGGCCCATCCAAAGGCCTGA